In Thermoanaerobaculia bacterium, the following proteins share a genomic window:
- a CDS encoding YihY/virulence factor BrkB family protein, giving the protein MALARTGFRRFRRLTERIVEDFFGHGVPTQGAALAYFTLFSLAPVLLVVIFVAGLVWGRDVVQGRIVREFAGLMGAGAGETVRQVLRKVASGKSGRLASVVGVATLLSGATGVFVHLQRALNAVWGVAPRPGHVFRTLLRKRLLSFALLLAVGFLLLVSLAFSAALSALREYLEWHESIPVGFLHVADVLVSYGMITVLMALIYRILPDAEIEWRDVWLGAFVTSLLINAGKWAIGLYLGRTAVASAYGAAGSVVLILLWVYYVSLILLLGAEFTHVHTLAFREAERPPSPGARRADFQAAALRRLKRRGETRGRRFSGPRRERFSPKAVQR; this is encoded by the coding sequence ATGGCACTTGCGCGCACGGGTTTCCGCCGTTTCCGCCGCCTCACCGAGCGGATCGTGGAGGACTTCTTCGGCCACGGCGTCCCGACCCAGGGCGCCGCGCTCGCCTATTTCACGCTCTTCTCGCTCGCCCCGGTCCTGCTCGTCGTGATCTTCGTCGCCGGTCTCGTCTGGGGCCGCGACGTGGTTCAGGGGCGAATCGTTCGCGAGTTCGCCGGCCTGATGGGCGCGGGCGCCGGCGAGACCGTCCGGCAGGTCCTGCGGAAGGTCGCGAGCGGGAAGTCGGGCCGCCTCGCGAGCGTCGTCGGCGTCGCGACGCTCCTTTCGGGAGCCACCGGCGTCTTCGTGCACCTGCAGCGAGCGCTCAATGCCGTCTGGGGCGTCGCCCCGCGCCCCGGGCACGTATTCCGGACGCTCCTGCGAAAGCGTTTGCTCTCGTTCGCGCTGCTGCTGGCGGTCGGGTTCCTGCTGCTCGTATCGCTCGCGTTCTCGGCCGCTCTTTCGGCGCTGCGGGAGTACCTCGAGTGGCACGAGTCGATTCCGGTCGGCTTCCTCCACGTCGCCGACGTGCTCGTCTCGTACGGGATGATCACGGTGCTCATGGCGCTCATCTATCGCATCCTTCCGGACGCCGAGATCGAATGGCGCGACGTGTGGCTCGGGGCGTTCGTGACGTCGCTCCTGATCAACGCCGGCAAGTGGGCGATCGGGCTCTATCTCGGCCGCACGGCGGTCGCGTCGGCCTACGGGGCGGCGGGATCGGTCGTGCTCATCCTCCTGTGGGTTTACTACGTCAGCCTGATCCTGCTGCTCGGAGCGGAGTTCACCCACGTCCACACGCTCGCGTTCCGCGAGGCGGAGCGTCCGCCGTCGCCGGGAGCGCGTCGGGCGGACTTCCAGGCCGCGGCGCTGCGCCGTCTGAAAAGACGCGGCGAGACTCGCGGCCGGCGATTCTCGGGGCCGCGTCGCGAACGATTCTCGCCGAAGGCCGTCCAGCGCTGA